From one Macaca nemestrina isolate mMacNem1 chromosome 5, mMacNem.hap1, whole genome shotgun sequence genomic stretch:
- the LOC105490918 gene encoding meprin A subunit alpha isoform X2, protein MFRLKSCVDFKPYEGESSYIIFQQFNGCWSEVGDQHVGQNLSIGQGCDYKAIIEHEILHALGFYHEQSRTDRDDYVNIWWDEILSGYQHNFDTYDDSLITDLNTPYDYESLMHYQPFSFNKNASVPTITAKIPEFNSIIGQRLDFSAIDLERLNRMYNCTTTHTLLDHCTFEKANICGMIQGTTDDTDWVHQDSAQAGEVDHTLLGQCTGAGYFMQLSTSSGSAEEAALLESRILYPKRKQQCLQFFYKMTGSPSDRLIVWVRRDDSTGNVRKLVKVQTFQGDDDHNWKIAHVVLKEEQKFRYLFQGTKGDPQNSTGGIYLDDITLTETPCPTGVWTVQNFSQVLENTSKGDKLQSPRFYNSEGYGFGLTLYPHGRENSGYLRLAFHMCSGENDAILEWPVENRQVIITILDQEPDVRNRMSSSMVFTTSKLHTSPVINDTVIWDRPSRVGTYHTDCDCFRSIDFGWSGFISHQMLKRRSFLKNDDLIMFVDFEDITHLSQTEVPTKGKRLSPRSLILQGQELQVSEEGSGKAMLEEVLPVSLSQGQPSRQKRSVENTGPLEDHNWPQYFRDPCDPNPCQNDGVCVNVKGMASCRCISGPAFFYTGERCQAMQVHGSVLGMVIGGTAGVIFLTFSIIAILSQRPRK, encoded by the exons ATGTTCCGCCTCAAGTCCTGTGTGGATTTCAAGCCCTATGAAGGAGAGAGCTCATATATCATATTTCAACAGTTTAACGG GTGCTGGTCTGAGGTTGGTGACCAACATGTGGGACAGAACCTTTCCATTGGCCAAGGCTGTGACTATAAGGCCATCATAGAACACGAGATCCTGCATGCTTTGGGATTTTACCACGAGCAGTCAAGAACGGACCGGGATGATTATGTGAACATCTGGTGGGACGAAATTCTTTCAG GTTACCAGCACAACTTTGACACCTATGATGATAGCCTCATCACAGACCTCAATACACCCTATGACTATGAGTCTTTGATGCACTACCAGCCTTTCTCATTTAACAAGAATGCAAGTGTTCCCACCATCACAGCCAAGATCCCTGAGTTTAACTCCATTATCGGACAGCGCCTCGATTTCAGTGCCATTGATTTAGAGAGGCTGAACCGAATGTACAATTGCA CCACAACTCACACTCTTTTGGACCACTGTACTTTTGAGAAGGCAAACATCTGTGGGATGATTCAGGGCACCACAGATGACACTGATTGGGTCCATCAGGACAGTGCTCAGGCTGGAGAAGTGGATCACACCTTGCTGGGACAATGCACAG GTGCCGGCTACTTCATGCAGCTCAGCACCAGCTCAGGGTCCGCGGAAGAGGCAGCCCTACTGGAGTCTCGGATTCTTTACCCAAAGAGGAAGCAGCAGTGCCtgcaatttttctataaaatgaccGGAAGTCCTTCAGACAGACTCATTGTCTGGGTCAGGAGGGATGACAGCACAGGCAATGTTCGCAAGCTGGTAAAGGTGCAGACTTTTCAAG gagatgatGACCATAATTGGAAAATTGCCCATGTGGTGCTCAAAGAGGAACAGAAGTTTCGCTACCTTTTCCAGGGCACAAAAGGCGACCCTCAGAACTCAACTGGGGGAATTTACCTGGATGACATCACTCTAACAGAAACCCCCTGCCCCACGGGGGTCTGGACAGTCCAGAATTTCTCCCAAGTCTTGGAGAACACCAGCAAAGGGGACAAGCTTCAGAGCCCTCGATTCTACAactcagagggctatggttttGGGTTAACTTTATACCCCCATGGCAGAGAAAACTCTGGCTACCTGAGACTTGCTTTCCACATGTGCAGTGGGGAGAACGATGCTATCCTGGAGTGGCCAGTAGAAAACAGACAGGTGATAATTACCATCCTCGACCAGGAGCCCGATGTCAGGAACAGGATGTCCTCAAGCATGGTGTTCACTACCTCCAAGTTGCATACATCTCCAG TGATAAATGACACTGTCATCTGGGACAGGCCGTCCAGGGTAGGAACCTATCATACAGACTGTGATTGTTTTAGAAGCATCGACTTTGGCTGGAGTGGTTTCATCTCCCACCAAATGCTGAAAAGGAGGAGCTTCCTGAAAAATGATGACCTCATCATGTTTGTGGACTTTGAAG ATatcacccacctcagccagaCTGAAGTTCCCACTAAAGGCAAAAGACTGAGCCCCCGAAGCCTCATTCTCCAAGGCCAGGAGTTGCAGGTCTCCGAAGAAGGTTCGGGAAAGGCCATGTTAGAGGAAGTGCTACCTGTCAGCCTGAGCCAGGGGCAGCCCAGCCGACAGAAGCGGTCAGTGGAGAACACAGGTCCCCTGGAGGACCATAACTGGCCACAGTACTTCAGAGACCCATGTGACCCAAACCCTTGCCAAAATGATGGCGTCTGTGTGAACGTGAAGGGGATGGCGAGCTGCAG